The region ACACCAACCCCAAAGCCCTTACCTTCTTTTTGGAAAAAATGAAAGAGATCGGAGTGAATTTCACCGCCGCCGACAATTCAATCACCGTCAATCCGTCAAGCAATTTCAAAGCCGCGCGCGTGCAGGTGATGATCTATCCGGGATTTCCCACCGACCTGCAACCGCAAATATCGGTCCTGCTCACGCAAGCGACCGGCAAAGCCGTTATCAACGAACCGCTCTATGAAAACCGCCTGCGCCATTTTGAAGAACTGCGCAAAATGGGCGCGGACATTGAAATCACCGATCCGCACCGCGCGCTCGTCTTCGGCAAAACCAATCTTTTGGGTACCACCGTCGACGCTTCCGATATCCGCTCCGGCACCGCGCTCACCCTGGCCGCGCTGATCGCCCAAGGCCAAACCGTTGTGGAAAATATCGCCAACCTTGAACGCGGTTCGGAAAAATTCGATGAAAAACTGCGCTCCCTGGGCGCGGACATTGAAAAGATAGGAGAATAAAAACATTCAATCATTTAATCATAAAAAATCCGGCTCATGCCGGATTTTTGCATCTTGCATTCCGTAGGGGCGAAACCATGTTTTCGCCCGCATTCAAAATTCCAATGCCTTTATTCCCCCGCCATTTTCTTCGCTAATTCAAAAGTTTTAATATTCAATTCCAAATGTCGGGGCGCCACCGACGATTTGATCGCGGCCAACATCGCGTCCGGCGCCAGCGGAATCAAATTTTTGAACGCCGCCAAACACAACAAATAAACTCCCGATACCGCGGCGCTTCCCAGTTCCTTTTGGCAAATAGCGTTGGCATCGACCACTTCGATTTTTTTGGTGAACTTTTTCAAATTACCAATGATTTCATCTTCGGCCAACAACGGCTTTCCCGGAATCATCACTTCGGTTTTATTGATCAAATACTGCGTCTGCGGTCCGGCAAAATAGGCGGCTTTCAAACATTCCTGCATCTCCAATCCCACGATCAAATCCGCCTTCTTGGCTTCCACCAAAGGCGACCAAACTTTTTTGCCGAATTTGATGTGCACCTCCACCGACCCGCCCCGCTGTGACAATCCGTGTAATTCGCTGGTTTTGGCATCCAGCCCGCTTTCAACCGCCGCCTCGGCCAAAATTTCCAAAAGCGTAATTAGCCCCTGCCCGCCCGTGCCCACGATCACGCAATTGAATGTTTTCGATTCGGTTTCTTTTTTAATCGGTTTAATATTTTTTTTAGTCGCCATAGTATTAATTTATAAAGGTAAGCTTTATGTCCGCTCACATCAATAACCTTATTCTATTAAAATTTAAATCGTTTTACAAATTAAAAAAGAGCATTGAAAAATCAATGCAAATGGTCTTCTTTAATTGGATATTCTATTAATTCAATACCCCTTGGCTCAACTCCAGTCATCAATTCTCGCGGCAAGTCATATCTCTTTAACACACCGCTTTTCCCTTCCCCCCTTAATATAGGGGTAATTTTAAGCTGGCAGCTTGGGCATTTTTTTAGTATTTCGCCGTTCTTTTTTATCTTGTATCCGCAATGGGGACAACTCAACACCATTCTGTTTCTATCTTTATCTTCCATTCTCATCCAATCCCTCACAAGCCGTTTTAAATTCGACCTCTCACATTTTCATCTCTCTCACGCCGAATTATAAACGAGCTATGATTTTTGAATACCACTTTTTTAAAAAATGTAAAGGAGGCAGGGATGTATGTATTTAAATACATATTTAAATATGTACGCGCATTGCATTCGTATTGTAGGGGCGAAACCATGTTTTCGCCCGAATTTTTAATCCCGAATCCCAAATTTCGGGAAAAACCAAAACGGGCGATTACACGGAATCGCCCCTACGGATACGAATACCAAATTCAAAATACGGGCGAATAATCATTCGCCCCTACTTTGGCGCCACGAATTTGCACGGGCGGCGGGCGATAATTACCGAAACTTCGGGTTTTTCCGTGAATTCTTTCACGGTCGCGATGAATTCTTCGGATTGGCCTTGATCGATGATTTTCATATTTTCCGGTTTGACCCCGCAAGCCAGCACCATATTTTCGATCGGGATCGGACGGGGGGCATCCGCCGAATCCAGATGCGGCTGATGGCCGGTCATCGCGGTGATATCGTTGTTCATAATGATAATCAAGGGATTTGAGCCATTGTAGACCGCGTTTAGCAGTCCTTCAATGCCGGAATGGAAAAATGTGGCGTCACCGATGAACGCGATCACTTTTTGATCCGTGGATTTTTTTATCCCGTGGGCGATGCCGATCCCCGACCCCATGCAAAACATATAGTCATAGAGCTCATGCGGCGGCAACGCGCCGATCATATAACAGCCGATATCGCCGCCGAAAATAACCTTGCTTTCGTCCACCGCCTTTTTCACCGCCGCGAACACCAGCCAATACGGGCATCCGGGGCACAACTGCGGCGGCCGCGCCGGCAACTCAAATTTCGGCGCGAATTTGGACATCGCGTATTTTTTGCCCGTGAATTTGGCGATCATATTCGCCGCGATCTCCGGCTTCATTTCGCCGATCTGCGTGCGCAAATCAACGCCGTGGATTTGCAATTTGCAATTTGTATCCTTGGCCAGCATCTGCACCCGGCGCTCCAGATACGGCTCCATCTCTTCGACCACCAAAACTTTCTTCAATCCTTTGATGAAATCCTTGATTTTCTTTTCCGGCAAAGGGTGAAATGTCCCCAGTTTCAAAACCGGCAAACTGACGCCCAGCTCTTGCATCGCCTCTTGCATATGCAAATAGGCCACGCTTGAAGTGATTATCCCCAATGGCTGTTTCTTGCCCTTAACAATCCCTTCAACGCGGTTGAGCTTGCTCTTCTCGAAATATTGCTCCAATTTTTCTTCCCGTTCCAGCATCTCTTTTTTCATTTCGTGCAGGCGCGGCATCATGGTCACATATTTGCGCTTGTTCTTCGCGAATTCGCCCTTCAAATTGATTTTTCGATTCGGATCAAGTTCGCCCAGTTCAACCAGCGCCCGCTGATGCGCCACGCGCGTGGTAATGCGAATGATCACCGCGGTGCCGAATTTTTCCGAAATATCAAACGCTTCCATCGTAAAATCCTTGCATTCCTGCGCGTCGGCCGGTTCGAGCATCGGCAAATGGCTCAACACCGAAAACGGCCGCGTGTTTTCTTCGCTTTGCGCCGAACTATGGCAACTCGGATCGTCGGCCAAAAAGATCACCATCGGCGCCCGCGTGCCGGTATAAGCCAAGGGCAAAAGCGGCTCCAAGGCGACATTCAAACCGAAATTTTTCATCGCCACCAACGATTTGAGGCCGGAAAAATTCGCGCCGATCGCCGCTTCCATCGCGGTTTTTTCGTTGCTCGAAAATTCAAACAAAAATTTGGGATCGTCCTTTAATTCTTTTTGCAGCGCGAAAAAATTATTGCCGATCTCCGACGCCGGCGTCCCGGGATAAGTGGAAACAAACTGCACCCCGCTTTCCAGCGCGCCGCGGATGATCGCCTCATTCCCCAGCAACATCGCCTTTTTGCCTTTTTGGTTTTCCAATAATTTGTTCATATAATTTTTGTTAACTTGCAATTTCCGGCAAATTGAAAAAATTCTTGATTTCAACAACGCCGTTTTCCGTATTTATTTTATCCTCGCCTTGCAAAGTAATCAACTCCGATTCTTTCAATTTGAATTTTTTCATGGATTCATCCAGTCCTTCAATTTCCCGAATTTTATTTTCCTCGTTCAAATCCCAACAAACATTGATCAATCTTTTGACCGCGCGCCCTTCCCGCACCACAAAATCGGTCTCCCGCTTATTTTGCCAATAAAAAATTTCATTGCCGCCTCTCTTCAAAGCCAAAAACACCGCGTTTTCAAAAACCCGGCCGATATTCTCGGAAAACTTAAAAGACACCGCGTTATAAATTCCAGTGTCGATACTGTAAAATTTTTTCGGTCTTTTTTGCTGTTGCGACAAGGAATAAGAAAAATAACTCACCGGCAGCATCAAAAAAACTTCTTCCAAATACGACAAAAATTTGTTGGCGGTGGGTTGCGGAATACCTTGCTTTTTCTCGGCCAAATAGCCCGACAACGGCAAGCCGTTTTGCGTCATTGCCAAAAGACAAAATTCTTTCAAGCGGCCGGCATCGCGGACTTTATAGCGGCCGGCGATATCTTTTTCGATAATGGCCGAATAATATTCTTTCAATAATTGTTTTTTTGTTTCGGCGTCGCCGCTAAGCGTTATTTGCGGAAAACCGCCGAATTCCAGATATTTTTGAAAAGCGTGGCGCAATTCCGCTGAATTTATGTTTATGCCGGCAACATCCGTTAATTTATCCTGGCCCTTGAACAATAAATACTCCCGAAAACTCAACGGATAAATTACATTGGAATAAATCCGGCCGGTGAGAGTATACCCGTATTCTTTTGACAAAAGGTGCGATGAAGAATCGGTGATATAAAACTTCACCTCGTCACCGCGGTCATAAACGCCGCGCACGAATTTTTCCCATTGCGGCACCATATGCACTTCGTCCAAAGCCACATAAATTTTACCTTGAGGCGAAAATTTTTCCCGGTAGGCCTGATAAATTTGCAGCAAAAACTTCAAATCAAGGTCGGACGCGAACGCCGGCTCTTCAAAATTGATGTACAAAATGTTTTGAACCGATGCGCCGTTTTCTATGATCTCCTTCAAGGTTTGCAAAAGCGCGGTTGATTTTCCCGACCGCCGCACCCCCGTGATCACGGATACTTCCTTTTGATCTCTTTGATTGAACAGCTTTTGAACATATTTGGGCCGCGCCAAACCGGTTTTGACCTCTTTTTGCCAAAAATTCCACTGGCTCAATATGCCGATTATTTCCTGGTTATTCATAAATATAAAAGTATACTTTAGTATTCCATATCTAAATACTAAAGTATACTTTAGTATTTGTCAAATCCCAACCCGGTAACTGCTCGCCGGGGTAATTGATGTATCGTGGTTTTTGACCGCGAATTTCACAACAATTCGCCTTGCCGAATAAGCTAACATTGCCAAAAAACCTAAACCGCCTACAATTTGGTTCCAGATAGCTCACCGGCAGTACGCTAAAATAAAAAATCTGTTATCCAATTTTTAGTTTTATTCAGTTCTAATTATTTTAACTTATTTTGCCGCACCGTTACCCCGATAGCATCTTGCTTTCAAAGAAATGTCTGTGATTTTGTCGCAGATGGAAATATCTTGTTTCGCAATACCAACCCCCGAATAGCACTTTTCTTTGTTGCTTTGGTCGGCGATTTCACCACATATTTCCAAGTTTTGTTCGACAGCCGCAATCCTCATAAAACATTCGTCTTTCTGGTATTTTGAGTTGCCATCATATACCATGATCATGTCGCATATCGCTGTATCTTTTCTGGCGACACCGATTTCTTTATAACACCAAACTTTTTCGGGTTCATATTTGATTTGATCGCAAATTGAAAGATCGTTTTTGGCAACGCCAACGCCCTCATAACAAAAATCTTTTTCCTTATTGTAATTAACCTCTATCATGTCGCAGATCGACAAATCTTGTTTGGCGATACCGATCTTTTCATAACAATAGT is a window of Candidatus Nealsonbacteria bacterium DGGOD1a DNA encoding:
- a CDS encoding ATP-binding protein — protein: MNNQEIIGILSQWNFWQKEVKTGLARPKYVQKLFNQRDQKEVSVITGVRRSGKSTALLQTLKEIIENGASVQNILYINFEEPAFASDLDLKFLLQIYQAYREKFSPQGKIYVALDEVHMVPQWEKFVRGVYDRGDEVKFYITDSSSHLLSKEYGYTLTGRIYSNVIYPLSFREYLLFKGQDKLTDVAGININSAELRHAFQKYLEFGGFPQITLSGDAETKKQLLKEYYSAIIEKDIAGRYKVRDAGRLKEFCLLAMTQNGLPLSGYLAEKKQGIPQPTANKFLSYLEEVFLMLPVSYFSYSLSQQQKRPKKFYSIDTGIYNAVSFKFSENIGRVFENAVFLALKRGGNEIFYWQNKRETDFVVREGRAVKRLINVCWDLNEENKIREIEGLDESMKKFKLKESELITLQGEDKINTENGVVEIKNFFNLPEIAS
- a CDS encoding indolepyruvate oxidoreductase subunit beta, translated to MATKKNIKPIKKETESKTFNCVIVGTGGQGLITLLEILAEAAVESGLDAKTSELHGLSQRGGSVEVHIKFGKKVWSPLVEAKKADLIVGLEMQECLKAAYFAGPQTQYLINKTEVMIPGKPLLAEDEIIGNLKKFTKKIEVVDANAICQKELGSAAVSGVYLLCLAAFKNLIPLAPDAMLAAIKSSVAPRHLELNIKTFELAKKMAGE
- a CDS encoding thiamine pyrophosphate-dependent enzyme, which translates into the protein MNKLLENQKGKKAMLLGNEAIIRGALESGVQFVSTYPGTPASEIGNNFFALQKELKDDPKFLFEFSSNEKTAMEAAIGANFSGLKSLVAMKNFGLNVALEPLLPLAYTGTRAPMVIFLADDPSCHSSAQSEENTRPFSVLSHLPMLEPADAQECKDFTMEAFDISEKFGTAVIIRITTRVAHQRALVELGELDPNRKINLKGEFAKNKRKYVTMMPRLHEMKKEMLEREEKLEQYFEKSKLNRVEGIVKGKKQPLGIITSSVAYLHMQEAMQELGVSLPVLKLGTFHPLPEKKIKDFIKGLKKVLVVEEMEPYLERRVQMLAKDTNCKLQIHGVDLRTQIGEMKPEIAANMIAKFTGKKYAMSKFAPKFELPARPPQLCPGCPYWLVFAAVKKAVDESKVIFGGDIGCYMIGALPPHELYDYMFCMGSGIGIAHGIKKSTDQKVIAFIGDATFFHSGIEGLLNAVYNGSNPLIIIMNNDITAMTGHQPHLDSADAPRPIPIENMVLACGVKPENMKIIDQGQSEEFIATVKEFTEKPEVSVIIARRPCKFVAPK